The sequence TCTAGCCAAATTCAGGATAGGGATTTTTTTTTNNNNNNNNNNttttttttacagttacaaTACTAACTCTGACCATCTTTACTTTGCACTTGTCAATccaataaatacaatatttctATAGAATCGAGCTACATCTAGGGTGGGTGAGGTTAAAGAAAAGCAAGAGTACAGAGGATATGGTTGCATCTCACTGGTTTTAACGTTTAGAGTTTGAAAAGTTTACATGCCGTCTTTCGTGTGCTCTATTTTCAAGATCAAGTGAGACTGATTAAGAGCTACACTGAGATTAAACAGTGCCCAGCTATCAAGAGTTGGAAAAGAGCACAAGAGAGAGGTCTAATCTTTCCTCTAAGTATACTTCTCTACACCAGACAGAGCGCCCAAGTCACTGTCCTACACCCCACTCCAGAGGCAGGAGATGCAGTCGAGGAGGTGGATGGGTCTTGGCGGTCGTCCATCTCACCGTCAGGTGGGGGTTGTTTGGAGGCAGCATGACGCTCCGTGTAGAAGGAGGGTCTATTAAATAGTCATTCCCTGCCTAGGATGGAGCACCTACTTCTAGCTAACGTGAAGAACATTTGACTTGTCTTGGAACGCAAGATAACTGTGGTCTCTGTTGCAATATCTAAAATCAATAATCGTTAACATAGACCTTACTGGCGCTTCTTCCTACTGGAGGTGTTAAGTCTAAAATGTCTTGGTAAAAACACTGACAACTGGCAGAACTAAACACTAGATATTTATGTAACAGCTTACACCCTGTTTCAGAGAATGAGAGACATCGAGACTGAGGGTTTACCTGTTCCtcttgtgattggctgctggAGATGGTGAGCGAGATCGGGAGGGAGAGCGTCGTCTGCGCGCAGAGCCAGACCGAGATCTGGAACGactgaagaggaaaaagaaaaagatttacaTGCTCCACTATCCATACCTGCAAACTCAGGAGGGGGACACATTTTATACCCCTCCTCTTTCACATTGAACTAACATTGTCTAGGCGAACACAATTCGCTGATCTTACGTTAGCCGACAAGCTTCATTTCATTATAACGTTAACATGTTATCAAGCACgttagagaaaagaaaaggtgtTTACTGTGAAGACCACAGTAGGTTTTTCAAACTCCCGTGTATTCTGTGTGCATATGGATGGGTGCACGGCATAGGCTTAAATGTGCAagggtaaaaggctttcatcaacatctacaacacagccttgatgTTGCTTGCTGACATATAAGAGATAAAATCAGGTCGTcacaaaatgtcctttgtcaacaCGTTTGAAtgatttaagaaaacaataaacctgaaaagtagccattgaaataaagtgatttgatttgtaatttaagatgGTGCTAGTGGCGGAGGGGAGTGCACGGTGTTCAGCATCCCCAGtaacacagagctgcctgtggacgCTTCTCTGTGAATAATGCCGTAAAAANNNNNNNNNNAAAACTATCGGCAGCATCTATGCACATAAAAACGCAAATATCGGCCGGTCGAAAGAAATCGGTCTATCACTAGTGTAAACATCACAAAGCAAAAATTATTTACAAGATATGTCTTACTCCACAATCATGTCACCATGATGACAACAATAGTGTGTTTCAGAGACGAGCAGCTTACACAACCTACCTTCTCACTGGAGTCCGGGACTTGGAACGGGCGGGAGAGCCAGACCTAATGTTACAGGAAGCAAAGTGGATTTAAATACAGCTATAGTGGGAACCACGGCAACACTTAAGAGTGAGGCTTAAGAAAAATGCACATCCTGCCATGTGCATAACTGATCCCCGAGGGATGGACTACTCATCTGTTCTGCCTCGGTCATTCGGCTGCAGAACTGGATTAACACAACACTGATGAGGGGGGGCCTGTATTTGTTTCATATATTGCTAACGATACAAAAAGCATAGAAATGAATGTACTAGTGTAACAGTTACAACAGTAGCTGTACTCTTACCTGCTCCTGCGCCTGGAATAGGATGGAGATCGACGACGGCTCCTGAGGAAGAACGACATAAGTCACAAATATGACAATAGACAAAAGGTTCATCTGTTGGCCTGGCTAGCATGAATCAACACAGCCAAGCATAACTCCGTTAGACAAGATAAAAACAACTGTGCGTGTTATAGAAACTTATGATAGTGTGCAAACTCATGTTTGCAAAGTGAATTATGAATTGACATATTAATCTGTGTTAAGTTGATCTTTGTGATTTGGTCAGATCACCTGTAGCTCACACCAGTAAATCAagttaaaatgcattttgtttgaTGCGCAAAGCAACAAATATTAGAACCAAAAGCCAGTGTGTCGGCTTTTTGGTGTTGACGTACCGGCTGTGGCTGCGGCTACGGCTGTGGGAGCGAGAGCGATAACGGCGCCCACGGGACCTGGACCTAGACCTGGAGTGAGATCGAGACCTGAAAGGGAAACAAGTTTATCAACGTCTGTCCTTGATGGAACAAAGACGGCGAACACAGTCTAAAGCAGAGCAGGAAATGATGAGCTGAAAACGTGCATTACAATCGGCCATGACCACAAGCAAACCAGACTGTATTCCTTCACCTGCTGCGCCGGCCTCCTCGCTTGCTGAAGCGGTAGCAGTCGTAGGCGTAGTGGCCCCGGTCCCCACACTGGTAACACCGATCATTGGGGTCAAACTGGCGCCGGCTGGGGCGCCCGCGGCCCTTGCGGGAGAGGCCCGTCGACAGCTCTACGCGGACACGGGAACCACAAAGGACCCTGAGCAGCgcagaaggagaagagagagagttttaATCCCCGAAACTGTTCTTCATGCCGGCTGCGAGGATTAAAAACCTGGATCAGATTACACGTTTTGTCTTCCGGAGTCCTCAATATTTGACAATACAAGGCAACACGCAGGATTTACAGACTAAacactattaataataataataaattgaatttgtattgcGCTTTCCCCAAGCTTAAAGTCGCTTTACAGAGTAGAAACAGTGTataaaaaaactaaggataggcagaactagtctaccttctgcacattgtccattgtttgcctgtctttcttgtgtttacttgtttgttttgtttttttgcggttattgttgagaatgcttttgtaactaaggaatttccccgctgtgggatgaataaagtattatcttatcttatctaacAGAAGAGATGGGTCTTCACTTCCACTATTGTGGTTGGGATTTGTAAATGACACAGTAGACAACATAAAACGTCTTATACAACacgtataataatataaaaaggaCTACTCACTTTCCATCCATGCCT comes from Etheostoma spectabile isolate EspeVRDwgs_2016 chromosome 3, UIUC_Espe_1.0, whole genome shotgun sequence and encodes:
- the srsf7a gene encoding serine and arginine rich splicing factor 7a isoform X2 produces the protein MSHYSSSRSSSRATDCKVYVGDLGNGAAKGELERAFSYYGPLRTVWVARNPPGFAFVEFEDARDAEDAVKGMDGKVLCGSRVRVELSTGLSRKGRGRPSRRQFDPNDRCYQCGDRGHYAYDCYRFSKRGGRRSRSRSHSRSRSRSRGRRYRSRSHSRSRSHSRSRRRSPSYSRRRSRSGSPARSKSRTPVRSRSRSRSGSARRRRSPSRSRSPSPAANHKRNSRSRTASPHRSPTPADD
- the srsf7a gene encoding serine and arginine rich splicing factor 7a isoform X1 encodes the protein MSHYSSSRSSSRATDCKVYVGDLGNGAAKGELERAFSYYGPLRTVWVARNPPGFAFVEFEDARDAEDAVKGMDGKVLCGSRVRVELSTGLSRKGRGRPSRRQFDPNDRCYQCGDRGHYAYDCYRFSKRGGRRSRSRSHSRSRSRSRGRRYRSRSHSRSRSHSRSRRRSPSYSRRRSRSGSPARSKSRTPVRSRSRSRSGSARRRRSPSRSRSPSPAANHKRNSVWWELSTALSPQLIPGPGSASWRCVRPAGG